Proteins from a single region of Sneathiella aquimaris:
- a CDS encoding efflux RND transporter permease subunit — MDLARLVSLFVKHKNAANLLMIMMIVVGGFSLMRLNTQFFPDFGTEIVSVSITWPGASAEDVDTNITTALLPEVRFLNGVKKVQSFSVEGNSTVVVEFEAGTDMQEALSDVEQGVSQITTFPETIETPVTKRIVIYDPISRLSVSGPYSEASLKAIAKTIRDDLLDRGIDKISLFGARDEEIWVTVDDRALRRYDLTLSDIATVIRNNSKDVPLGTMGGQYERQLRSLEQKNDAPSMGQLEIKATPSGQTVYLRDIAVLTDAFSETGKTGLLNGQQAVEIFIQRSQSTDALEASKIVSEYIETERKRWPEQLTITQYDVQANLIEDRIRLLLNNGLGGLALVLVVLFIFLNIRVALWVAVGIPVAILATAGVMLFTGQSINMISLFAIIMSLGIIVDDAIVVGEHSSYLKAQGLRPLEAAEKGALRMLAPVFASSLTTIAAFLPIFMIGDVIGQIISAIPAVVVAVLAASLIECFFVLPGHMRGALRHKGTDSRARIWFDTKFTYFQTHLFRRTVSTVVSWRYATLAMAVALLFVAFGLLAGGRIGFNFFPSPEADVVNANIVFSPGVQRDATEDMISEMNRALLKVEQDLTGGEGGLVVSSFAKIGISVGSQFTSVSGDHRAGMQIELVPADQRSIRTADFIDAWRAEIVPAAGLERIALTERIGGPPGRELDIRLKGTNTNDLKTAALEVKELLKRYKGVSDIEDDLPNGKQEVILKLTPQGRSLGFTTEDISLQVRAAFEGVVARKFARGEEEVTVRVQYPREQVAADALQNFYLRSADGSEVPLSEVVTTYTEQGYARIKRENGVREVAITAEIDEETTSSDEVLAVLPKDGLTAIAEKYGLKYRFAGKSEEQAETLADMRLGAMIGLTAIYLILAWVFASYWRPVVVMSIIPFGVVGAIAGHYLLGYNLTILSLIALLGLSGILVNNSIILVSVVDERLSRGEKYRAAVIDGTCDRLRAVLLTSLTTIGGLTPLLFETSLQAQFLIPMAITLVFGLMIATFLVLFLVPALLVIQDDFRRMSNFVTGKKNQPAEV, encoded by the coding sequence GCAAATCTGTTGATGATCATGATGATCGTCGTCGGTGGCTTTTCCCTGATGCGATTAAACACCCAGTTTTTTCCTGATTTTGGAACAGAAATTGTCAGTGTTTCGATTACTTGGCCCGGGGCGAGCGCAGAGGATGTTGATACTAATATTACAACAGCCCTGTTACCTGAAGTGCGTTTTCTCAACGGGGTGAAGAAAGTGCAGTCCTTCTCGGTTGAAGGGAATAGTACGGTTGTTGTTGAGTTTGAGGCGGGCACTGATATGCAGGAGGCCCTTTCTGATGTTGAGCAGGGGGTCTCGCAGATTACGACTTTTCCTGAAACCATTGAAACGCCCGTTACGAAAAGAATTGTGATCTATGACCCGATTTCCCGGCTGTCCGTTTCCGGACCTTATTCTGAAGCGTCGTTAAAAGCGATTGCCAAAACGATCAGAGATGATTTGCTGGATCGGGGGATTGATAAAATCAGCCTGTTTGGTGCCCGAGATGAGGAAATTTGGGTGACGGTCGATGATCGGGCGTTGCGCCGATATGATCTTACCTTAAGCGATATCGCGACGGTTATCCGCAATAATTCAAAAGATGTTCCGCTCGGAACGATGGGCGGGCAGTATGAACGCCAGTTACGATCCCTTGAGCAAAAAAATGATGCGCCATCAATGGGACAGCTTGAGATCAAGGCGACCCCCAGCGGACAAACTGTATATTTGCGGGATATTGCGGTTCTGACGGACGCATTTTCTGAAACGGGGAAAACTGGCTTGCTGAACGGTCAGCAAGCCGTTGAGATTTTTATTCAACGCTCCCAGTCGACAGATGCGTTAGAGGCATCCAAAATCGTGAGTGAGTATATCGAGACCGAACGAAAGAGATGGCCCGAACAACTGACCATTACCCAATATGATGTTCAGGCGAACCTTATTGAAGACAGGATCCGCCTGTTGTTGAATAACGGTCTGGGGGGGCTGGCGCTGGTTCTTGTGGTCTTGTTTATTTTCCTGAATATCCGGGTTGCCCTGTGGGTTGCTGTCGGTATTCCGGTTGCTATCCTCGCAACGGCAGGCGTGATGTTATTTACAGGCCAGTCCATCAATATGATCAGCCTGTTCGCCATTATCATGAGTTTGGGCATTATCGTGGATGATGCGATCGTGGTGGGCGAACATAGCAGTTACCTGAAGGCGCAGGGGTTGCGGCCGCTTGAAGCAGCGGAAAAAGGGGCGCTTCGAATGCTGGCGCCTGTATTTGCATCCAGCCTTACGACGATTGCCGCTTTTTTACCGATTTTCATGATCGGGGATGTCATCGGGCAGATTATTTCAGCCATCCCAGCGGTCGTTGTGGCTGTACTGGCCGCCAGCTTGATCGAATGCTTTTTCGTGTTGCCGGGGCATATGCGGGGCGCGCTGCGCCATAAAGGAACCGACAGCCGAGCCCGGATCTGGTTTGATACGAAATTCACCTATTTTCAGACGCACCTGTTTCGCAGAACCGTCAGTACCGTTGTCAGTTGGCGTTATGCGACGCTTGCAATGGCTGTCGCGTTGCTCTTCGTTGCATTTGGCCTTCTGGCTGGGGGCCGCATCGGGTTTAATTTTTTCCCATCACCTGAGGCGGATGTGGTGAACGCCAATATCGTGTTCTCACCAGGTGTACAGCGGGACGCAACGGAAGATATGATTTCGGAAATGAACCGTGCGTTGCTGAAGGTTGAACAGGATCTGACGGGCGGAGAAGGCGGCCTGGTCGTATCTTCCTTTGCAAAGATTGGAATAAGCGTCGGCAGCCAGTTTACCTCTGTTTCCGGTGATCACCGGGCCGGGATGCAGATCGAACTTGTCCCTGCGGATCAGCGAAGTATACGGACAGCTGATTTTATCGACGCTTGGCGCGCTGAGATTGTTCCAGCTGCGGGCCTTGAACGGATTGCACTGACTGAACGGATTGGCGGTCCTCCCGGCCGTGAATTGGATATACGTCTGAAAGGCACAAATACGAACGATCTCAAGACCGCCGCGTTGGAGGTCAAAGAACTGCTGAAACGATATAAGGGCGTGTCGGATATTGAAGATGACCTGCCGAACGGTAAACAGGAAGTCATTTTGAAATTGACGCCCCAGGGACGGTCTTTGGGCTTTACGACCGAAGACATATCCCTTCAGGTTCGCGCCGCTTTTGAAGGGGTGGTCGCCCGCAAATTTGCCCGCGGCGAAGAAGAAGTAACGGTCCGTGTTCAGTATCCTCGCGAACAGGTCGCAGCGGACGCATTGCAGAATTTCTACCTGCGCAGCGCTGATGGATCTGAAGTGCCCCTGTCTGAAGTTGTCACGACCTATACCGAACAGGGATACGCCCGTATTAAGCGGGAAAATGGTGTCAGAGAAGTGGCAATTACAGCGGAAATTGATGAAGAGACAACCTCTTCTGACGAGGTGTTGGCTGTCCTGCCAAAAGATGGGCTGACTGCCATTGCTGAAAAATATGGATTGAAATACCGGTTTGCTGGAAAATCAGAAGAACAGGCAGAAACCCTTGCAGATATGCGGTTGGGCGCCATGATCGGCCTGACCGCGATCTATCTGATCCTCGCCTGGGTCTTCGCGTCCTATTGGCGGCCTGTTGTGGTGATGTCGATCATCCCCTTTGGTGTTGTTGGAGCAATTGCCGGGCATTACCTGCTTGGCTACAACCTGACGATCCTGTCGTTGATTGCCTTGCTGGGTCTTTCAGGGATCCTTGTGAATAATTCGATTATTCTGGTGAGTGTGGTCGATGAACGTCTGAGCCGGGGAGAAAAATATAGGGCGGCGGTAATTGATGGTACCTGCGACAGGCTTCGGGCTGTTCTGCTGACGTCGCTTACAACAATTGGCGGTTTGACACCGCTGTTGTTTGAAACCAGCCTACAGGCGCAGTTTTTGATCCCAATGGCCATTACGCTGGTCTTTGGGTTAATGATTGCTACATTTCTGGTTTTATTTCTTGTGCCCGCCTTGCTGGTTATTCAAGACGATTTCAGGCGGATGTCAAACTTCGTAACGGGAAAAAAGAACCAGCCGGCCGAAGTTTGA